Proteins from a single region of Drosophila biarmipes strain raj3 chromosome 3R, RU_DBia_V1.1, whole genome shotgun sequence:
- the LOC108024659 gene encoding uncharacterized protein LOC108024659 → MERFAFKIDAALKANLCKICRLCGIDNPQKVNILLPNEGEPIDLDEPRMSQKIYELVGFTVSVDDKMPQTMCSQCVDKINDFYEFREMCYATNKQTRNLLGLKQIEPAKLMDFRPMVKEESHISGAAAKRGRKRKGDDTTWPRSNLIPKQPVKKEPFVWHKKQKLQPAQTAHLQPKTEPEIKEEPAESESSLKGAWKKVGRKSICSVCGEKFLSKELADEHKSLVHVPSIPRYMCNACNQTHHNQSDIRAHQLWHKLSKTPYKCPVCDTSVANAYAFARHMREHTPPTPVQLLVLDRECPLCKKTFVTNFFYNTHRCAIRKRKCGGCSRALNTEAAYMRHAPTCAKIYLNHSKHIMPETVTNEAQMRITNEVEEELLGLPPATTVPPDFVIDEGMLPVVVLERLSSPLLRASAGENRLGATKSRNSERVSSKSYLKRMDQLLKNTMSTLVSIKHEPEVHINDTGPAPEQAESEPEPDEPPGFEDDFRAANDDSEEEAQTEEALERQSAEATVTASASDDVPSVSVKQEPEDDAYDKQMGVKQEPLKLKLKITKNHGKLNSSLIDELDEAGQASGRSIKKKKKRKHKEREKEAPAEAENCRTESQDQQPAVRIKQEPVDYPPEATVMTTIPMTQFESNFNENQQREGDDDDMALPQEDVKPNRMELDRMMQISHVASGVDMAEEAMPLERAQEATADEPQADEQLKKKFPPKVTPVKSTARKSTGGAQRKVPSPPQQTHLPQIVAVVSGESAANMIPNVSIKPEPRNRGYGDEEPEEQQDNTEEINHNDKMEEEDAYIKSLDLNNLNIKQEKDLDISESEPMLCNGLNKGDGGDDDGNEDSASSADEAEEAIEEDEEVRIYREIELPPLEPQGEQEPEETSHRLQVEPVRMDTEALVALPAEETPPQTPQKPQAPGFSLVITNICSQAASEEVGGYASNFENPSPLASESKSLADEHRSGTQESPSPSAKDIPSEAVNQFHGNLEAEPLTAIETQPLVDAPSILEDGRQSLAVLVPDHEIPLTAANDEDTSHLGAELQSSNLAVEDVSIANGGSNLEEESASPAENQYPCAPLLIDDPPVGNENESLPSGSSTPRNLGIDIPENRTAEPSHSHLSHEPSESPKKPGHVDSLVTVSLNAPKDSEAQAMPTCDAANIEINYTCDEEQQNVLNHELSEQQQAPVEDGQLLFLEEQPALLEEMPPGPSAGPIEETENRINEQQQDLNQEEQRPLRCQANDDSNINEIAENNNNANIERELQDDALGAQENVNQ, encoded by the exons ATGGAACGGTTCGCTTTCAAGATCGACGCGGCCCTCAAGGCGAATCTCTGCAAGATCTGTCGGCTGTGCGGCATTGACAATCCCCAAAAAGTGAACATACTGCTGCCAAATGAGGGCGAACCTATCGACCTGGACGAGCCCAGAATGTCCCAGAAGATCTACGAACTGGTGGGCTTCACG GTGTCCGTGGACGACAAAATGCCACAGACAATGTGCAGCCAGTGCGTGGATAAAATCAATGATTTTTATGAGTTTCGGGAAATGTGCTATGCCACCAATAAGCAAACTAGAAACCTGCTGGGACTGAAGCAAATAGAGCCTGCAAAG CTCATGGATTTTAGGCCCATGGTTAAGGAGGAATCGCACATTTCTGGAGCAGCTGCCAAACGCGGCAGGAAGCGTAAGGGTGACGATACGACTTGGCCAAGGAGTAACCTTATTCCCAAGCAGCCGGTCAAGAAGGAGCCATTTGTGTGGCACAAGAAGCAGAAGCTGCAGCCTGCACAAACGGCGCACTTACAGCCCAAAACAGAGCCTgaaat CAAAGAGGAGCCCGCTGAATCGGAGAGCAGCCTCAAGGGTGCATGGAAAAAAGTAGGCCGCAAGTCCATTTGCAGCGTTTGCGGGGAGAAGTTCCTCAGCAAGGAGCTGGCCGACGAGCACAAGAGTCTGGTGCATGTGCCCTCTATACCCCGCTACATGTGCAACGCCTGCAACCAGACGCACCACAACCAGAGCGACATACGAGCCCATCAGCTGTGGCACAAGCTCTCGAAGACGCCCTACAAGTGTCCCGTGTGCGATACCAGCGTTGCCAATGCCTATGCCTTTGCGCGCCACATGCGCGAGCACACACCGCCCACGCCCGTCCAGCTGCTCGTCCTGGACCGGGAGTGTCCGCTGTGCAAGAAGACCTTCGTCACGAACTTCTTCTACAACACTCACCGCTGTGCCATCCGCAAACGCAAGTGTGGCGGCTGCAGTCGCGCCCTAAACACCGAAGCGGCCTACATGCGCCATGCCCCAACCTGCGCGAAGATTTATCTCAATCACTCGAAGCACATCATGCCCGAGACGGTGACCAATGAGGCCCAGATGCGCATCACGAATGAGGTAGAGGAAGAGCTGCTGGGCCTTCCCCCGGCCACCACTGTGCCGCCGGATTTCGTGATAGATGAGGGCATGCTTCCGGTTGTAGTCCTGGAGCGCCTGTCATCACCTCTGCTGCGGGCTTCGGCTGGAGAAAATCGACTGGGTGCCACCAAAAGCAGAAATAGCGAAAGGGTTTCGTCCAAGAGCTACTTAAAGCGAATGGACCAGTTGCTCAAGAACACGATGAGCACCCTGGTCAGCATCAAGCATGAGCCGGAGGTGCATATTAATGACACGGGACCAGCGCCAGAGCAGGCCGAGAGCGAACCCGAGCCGGATGAACCACCTGGTTTTGAAGACGATTTCCGGGCGGCAAACGATGACAGTGAAGAGGAAGCACAAACAGAGGAGGCCCTGGAACGGCAATCCGCTGAAGCTACTGTTACAGCCTCTGCCAGTGACGATGTGCCTAGTGTAtcggtcaaacaggagcctgAGGATGATGCCTATGACAAGCAGATGGGCGTGAAGCAGGAGCCTTTGAAGCTTAAGCTTAAAATAACGAAGAATCACGGAAAGTTGAACTCTTCGCTTATAGATGAACTGGATGAGGCGGGCCAGGCATCTGGCAGAAGcatcaaaaagaaaaagaaacgGAAGCACAAGGAACGGGAGAAGGAGGCACCGGCGGAGGCAGAAAACTGTCGAACAGAATCTCAGGATCAGCAGCCCGCGGTTAGAATCAAACAAGAACCCGTCGATTATCCTCCCGAGGCCACTGTCATGACCACTATTCCCATGACGCAGTTCGAGAGCAATTTCAATGAAAACCAACAACGCGAGGGAGATGATGACGATATGGCCCTTCCGCAGGAAGATGTTAAGCCCAATCGCATGGAGCTTGATCGTATGATGCAGATCTCACATGTGGCCAGTGGCGTGGATATGGCAGAAGAGGCAATGCCCTTGGAGAGGGCCCAAGAAGCCACTGCCGATGAACCTCAGGCGGACGAGCAGCTGAAAAAGAAGTTCCCGCCGAAGGTTACGCCCGTAAAGTCCACTGCACGCAAAAGCACTGGAGGAGCTCAACGGAAGGTGCCTTCGCCTCCGCAGCAGACTCATCTGCCGCAGATCGTAGCTGTGGTGAGTGGCGAGTCGGCAGCTAACATGATTCCGAATGTTTCCATCAAGCCGGAGCCGCGAAATCGGGGCTATGGGGACGAGGAGCCAGAGGAGCAACAAGACAACACCGAAGAGATTAATCACAACGACAAGATGGAGGAGGAAGATGCCTACATTAAAAGTTTAGATCtaaataacttaaatataaaacaggAGAAGGACTTGGATATTTCTGAGTCAGAGCCCATGCTTTGTAACGGACTAAATAAGGGCGATGGCGGCGACGACGATGGAAACGAGGACAGTGCATCATCGGCCGACGAAGCCGAGGAAGCTATAGAGGAGGACGAAGAAGTGCGCATCTATCGTGAAATCGAGCTGCCACCTTTGGAACCCCAAGGCGAGCAGGAGCCGGAGGAGACTTCACACAGATTACAAGTGGAACCAGTGAGAATGGACACAGAGGCTTTAGTTGCATTGCCAGCCGAAGAAACTCCACCGCAAACTCCGCAAAAGCCACAGGCCCCTGGATTTAGCTTGGTCATAACCAATATCTGCAGTCAAGCCGCTTCGGAAGAAGTTGGAGGTTATGCTTCGAACTTTGAAAACCCTTCGCCCCTTGCCAGCGAAAGCAAATCTTTAGCAGATGAGCATCGATCCGGTACACAGGAAAGTCCATCGCCTTCTGCAAAAGACATACCTTCTGAAGCGGTCAATCAATTCCACGGAAATCTCGAAGCTGAACCGCTCACGGCTATAGAGACCCAGCCTTTGGTGGATGCGCCCTCCATCCTTGAAGATGGAAGACAGTCTCTTGCAGTTTTGGTACCTGACCATGAAATTCCTCTAACTGCAGCAAACGATGAGGATACTTCCCACCTTGGCGCCGAACTTCAATCCTCCAACCTTGCTGTTGAAGATGTCTCCATAGCAAACGGTGGCTCTAATCTTGAAGAAGAGTCAGCTTCTCCTGCTGAGAATCAATACCCTTGTGCTCCTTTGCTTATTGATGATCCACCCGTCGGTAACGAAAATGAATCCCTACCAAGTGGAAGCTCTACACCGCGTAACCTTGGAATCGATATACCTGAGAACCGCACCGCTGAACCCAGTCATTCACACTTGTCTCATGAACCCTCGGAATCCCCCAAAAAACCAGGCCATGTAGACTCTCTGGTAACAGTTTCCCTTAATGCTCCCAAAGACAGTGAAGCACAGGCCATGCCCACGTGCGATGCAGCTAACATAGAAATTAATTACACATGCGACGAGGAGCAGCAGAATGTGCTCAACCATGAGCTCTCGGAGCAGCAACAGGCTCCTGTGGAAGATGGGCAGCTACTGTTCCTCGAGGAGCAGCCGGCCTTACTGGAGGAGATGCCACCGGGACCCTCGGCCGGGCCGATTGAGGAGACTGAGAATCGCATAaatgagcagcagcaggacctGAATCAAGAGGAGCAGCGGCCACTCCGCTGCCAGGCCAACGACGACTCCAATATCAACGAAATCGCCGAGAACAATAATAATGCCAACATCGAGCGCGAACTGCAAGATGATGCGCTCGGGGCTCAGGAAAACGTAAATCAATAG
- the LOC108024655 gene encoding DDB1- and CUL4-associated factor 10 homolog yields the protein MERYLSRRESGFHIHRSDDNFVMQRIYSSMNMFNSYHANCKPTEAGRTGAIFNLEFNADGNVVVAATERKCVLVFDAITQKEIFKVPDAHTDSVNCIKFFDERLFATGSDDFTVALWDLRNMKQKLRVLHGHSNWVKNIEYSSKDKLLVSSGFDGSIFTWDINSQTEQGLISQRVFHASGLMRCRISPTGDKLVLCTSGGYIMIIHHLDLTTLHKDLCGFRPGIYRLMQLGEQYIPQAAKYDHVFSKRQKKNRVELVTDFPENNDAEMIMALQIHPHCRCMLTRNVSCDEQSEWTCIHDINEEPMRSDDEQEEVEPQPKRKRSTTVANRNALNEPAQDQDTDGLPPRQPRRPMRMGTVQVFHLDNAGAGRVAAGTASASSRTDTFIPDIWAAEVTVQERAIRQNRARNSNNHVSGYNFVYAISSGVLPLRPSVASRLMVNSSSPRLLTTPPPTEGNQSSSSSSSSSSSSSSSSSSSSSTNSDTTVRLEIGQRLRLRPFMPAAATSKENGHSILVNAKKLLYYAAETNTKPGFIKEPGFSADGRIVCSPYGNGVRLLGYSDDCCDYPRCQAFEEVKREPRQLVELAKITEHQDVVLCAKFSPREPLLVTGCNGGEVTWYRPNL from the exons ATGGAGCGTTACTTGAGCCGCCGCGAAAGTGGCTTCCACATCCACCGGAGCGACGACAACTTCGTGATGCAGCGGATATACAGCTCGATGAACATGTTCAATAGCTACCACGCCAACTGCAAGCCCACGGAGGCGGGTCGCACGGGGGCCATCTTCAACCTGGAGTTCAATGCCGATGGCAACGTGGTGGTGGCCGCCACGGAGAGGAAGTGCGTCCTCGTCTTCGATGCCATCACACAGAAGGAGATCTTCAAGGTCCCGGACGCCCACACGGATAGTGTGAATTGCATTAA ATTCTTCGACGAGCGCCTCTTCGCCACGGGCTCCGACGACTTCACGGTGGCCCTCTGGGATCTGCGAAACATGAAGCAGAAGCTGCGCGTCCTCCATGGCCACTCCAATTGGGTGAAGAACATCGAGTACTCCTCCAAGGACAAGCTGCTCGTCAGCTCCGGCTTCGACGGCAGCATCTTCACCTGGGACATCAACTCGCAGACGGAGCAGGGCCTGATCTCGCAGAGAGTTTTCCATGCCAGCGGACTGATGCGTTGTCGGATTTCGCCCACGGGCGACAAGCTGGTGCTATGCACAAGCGGCGGCTACATCATGATTATCCACCACCTTGACCTTACCACACTGCACAAGGATCTCTGCGGATTTAGG CCCGGTATCTACCGCCTGATGCAGTTGGGCGAGCAGTACATCCCGCAGGCCGCCAAGTACGACCATGTGTTCTCCAAGCGCCAGAAGAAGAACCGCGTGGAGTTGGTCACCGACTTCCCGGAGAACAACGACGCCGAGATGATCATGGCCTTGCAGATTCACCCGCACTGTCGCTGCATGCTGACAAGGAACGTCAGCTGCGACGAGCAGAGCGAGTGGACCTGCATCCACGACATCAACGAAGAGCCGATGCGCAGCGACGACGAGCAGGAGGAGGTGGAGCCGCAGCCCAAAAGAAAGCGCTCCACAACGGTCGCCAACCGCAACGCGTTGAATGAACCCGCACAAGACCAGGATACGGATGGACTGCCGCCCAGACAGCCACGCAGGCCCATGCGCATGGGGACTGTTCAGGTGTTCCACCTGGACAACGCAGGAGCTGGGCGGGTGGCTGCTGGCACCGCCTCGGCGTCGTCGCGTACGGATACCTTTATACCCGACATCTGGGCGGCGGAGGTGACGGTCCAGGAGCGGGCCATTCGCCAGAACAGGGCGCGGAACTCCAACAACCATGTGAGCGGCTACAACTTTGTGTACGCCATCAGCAGCGGAGTGCTGCCGCTGCGACCCTCGGTGGCCAGTCGTCTGATGGTCAACAGCAGCAGTCCCCGCCTGCTGACCACACCACCGCCGACCGAGGGCAAtcagagcagcagcagctccagtaGCAGTAGTTCCAGCAGCAGtagctccagcagcagcagctccagcaccAACAGTGACACCACAGTCCGGTTAGAGATCGGCCAGCGGCTGCGCCTGCGTCCCTTCATGCCGGCGGCGGCGACGTCCAAGGAGAATGGCCACTCCATACTGGTGAATGCCAAGAAGCTGCTCTACTATGCCGCCGAGACGAACACCAAGCCTGGCTTCATCAAGGAGCCGGGATTCTCGGCGGACGGTCGCATCGTCTGCTCGCCCTACGGCAACGGAGTGCGACTCCTGGGCTACAGCGACGATTGCTGCGACTATCCCAGATGCCAGGCGTTTGAGGAGGTGAAACGCGAGCCGCGGCAACTAGTCGAGCTGGCCAAGATCACCGAGCACCAGGACGTCGTGCTGTGCGCCAAGTTCAGCCCCAGGGAGCCGCTCCTCGTGACCGGCTGCAACGGCGGCGAGGTAACCTGGTATAGACCCAATCTTTAG